From the Flavimarina sp. Hel_I_48 genome, one window contains:
- the fusA gene encoding elongation factor G, giving the protein MAQRDLKYTRNIGIAAHIDAGKTTTTERILFYTGVSHKIGEVHDGAATMDWMEQEQERGITITSAATTCSWKFPMENAQPLPDSKDYHFNIIDTPGHVDFTVEVNRSLRVLDGLVFLFSAVDGVEPQSETNWRLADNYKVPRMGFVNKMDRQGSNFLEVCKQVKEMLGSNAVPIVLPIGDEDNFRGIVDLVKNRGVIWHDETQGSTFDVVEIPEEMKEEVRMYRGMLIEEVAAYDESLLEKFMEDEDSITEDEVHAALRAAVMDMSIIPMICGSAFKNKGVQFLLDAVCRYLPSPVDKEGIVGVNPDTEKEEKRKPDVSEPFAALAFKIATDPFVGRLAFFRAYSGRLDAGSYVLNNRSGNKERISRIYQMHSNKQNAIDYIEAGDIGAAVGFKDIKTGDTLSAEKHPIILESMDFPDPVIGIAVEPKTKADVDKLGMALSKLAEEDPTFQVRTDEASGQTIISGMGELHLDIICDRLRREFKVEVNQGQPQVEYKEAITRSADHREVYKKQSGGRGKFADIVFTIEPVEDETFEGLEFVNAVKGGNVPKEFIPAVEKGFKQAMVNGPLAGFEMDSMKVTLKDGSFHPVDSDALSFELAAKLGFKSAAKAAGAVVLEPIMKLEVITPEENMGDIVGDLNRRRGQMTSMGDRAGAKVVKATVPLSEMFGYVTTLRTLSSGRATSTMEFSHYAETPSNISTDVIAAAKGLANE; this is encoded by the coding sequence TCATGGAAATTTCCCATGGAAAATGCACAGCCTTTACCAGATTCTAAAGATTATCACTTTAATATTATAGACACTCCGGGTCACGTTGATTTTACCGTAGAGGTAAATCGTTCTTTACGTGTACTTGATGGTTTGGTTTTCTTATTTAGTGCAGTTGATGGTGTTGAGCCACAATCTGAAACAAACTGGAGACTTGCTGACAATTACAAAGTGCCTCGTATGGGCTTTGTAAATAAAATGGACCGTCAGGGTTCTAACTTCCTAGAAGTTTGTAAGCAGGTTAAGGAAATGTTAGGTTCTAATGCAGTGCCTATTGTTCTTCCTATTGGTGATGAAGATAACTTCAGGGGGATTGTAGATCTAGTTAAGAATCGTGGTGTTATATGGCATGACGAGACGCAGGGTTCTACTTTTGACGTAGTTGAAATTCCTGAAGAAATGAAGGAAGAAGTTCGCATGTATCGCGGTATGCTTATTGAAGAAGTTGCTGCTTATGATGAGAGTCTTTTAGAAAAATTCATGGAGGATGAGGATTCTATCACAGAGGATGAAGTGCATGCTGCATTGCGTGCTGCTGTAATGGATATGTCCATAATTCCTATGATATGTGGTTCTGCTTTTAAAAATAAAGGAGTTCAGTTCTTGCTTGACGCTGTTTGTCGTTACCTTCCATCTCCGGTGGATAAAGAGGGTATTGTAGGTGTGAACCCTGATACTGAAAAAGAAGAAAAACGTAAGCCAGATGTTAGCGAACCTTTTGCAGCTCTTGCTTTCAAAATTGCAACGGATCCTTTTGTGGGTCGTCTAGCATTTTTCAGGGCATATTCAGGTCGTTTGGATGCTGGTTCATATGTGTTGAATAACCGTTCTGGTAACAAAGAGCGTATCTCTCGTATTTACCAGATGCACTCTAATAAGCAGAATGCTATTGATTATATTGAAGCTGGAGATATTGGTGCTGCTGTTGGTTTTAAAGATATCAAAACAGGTGACACGCTTTCTGCAGAGAAACATCCAATTATTCTTGAGAGCATGGACTTTCCTGATCCGGTAATTGGTATCGCTGTTGAGCCTAAAACGAAGGCTGATGTTGATAAATTAGGTATGGCTTTATCAAAACTTGCTGAAGAGGATCCTACTTTCCAGGTACGTACAGATGAAGCTTCTGGTCAGACCATTATTTCTGGTATGGGCGAGTTGCACTTGGATATTATATGTGATCGACTTAGACGTGAGTTTAAAGTTGAAGTTAACCAAGGTCAGCCACAAGTAGAGTACAAGGAAGCTATTACAAGATCAGCAGATCACAGAGAGGTTTATAAGAAGCAATCTGGTGGTCGTGGTAAATTTGCGGATATCGTATTTACTATAGAGCCTGTTGAAGATGAAACTTTTGAAGGACTTGAATTTGTAAATGCTGTTAAAGGTGGTAACGTTCCCAAGGAATTTATACCTGCTGTAGAAAAAGGTTTCAAGCAAGCGATGGTAAATGGTCCACTTGCTGGTTTTGAGATGGATAGTATGAAAGTAACTTTGAAAGATGGATCATTCCACCCTGTGGATTCTGATGCCCTTTCTTTTGAACTTGCAGCTAAGCTAGGTTTTAAATCTGCTGCTAAGGCAGCTGGAGCCGTGGTTCTTGAGCCTATAATGAAATTAGAGGTTATCACTCCTGAAGAGAATATGGGGGATATCGTAGGTGACTTGAACCGTCGCCGTGGTCAAATGACCAGTATGGGTGACCGTGCCGGTGCTAAGGTTGTGAAGGCTACTGTACCATTATCGGAAATGTTTGGTTACGTAACTACTTTAAGAACATTATCATCTGGTCGCGCTACTTCTACAATGGAGTTTTCGCATTATGCTGAAACACCTTCTAATATTTCAACAGATGTAATCGCTGCCGCAAAAGGTTTAGCTAACGAATAA
- the rpsJ gene encoding 30S ribosomal protein S10 produces the protein MSQKIRIKLKSYDYNLVDKSAEKIVKTVKSTGAVVTGPIPLPTHKKIFTVLRSPHVNKKAREQFELSSYKRLLDIYSSSSKTIDALMKLELPSGVEVEIKV, from the coding sequence ATGAGTCAGAAAATAAGAATCAAATTAAAGTCTTACGATTACAATCTAGTAGATAAGTCTGCTGAGAAAATCGTAAAAACGGTAAAGAGTACCGGAGCTGTTGTAACAGGGCCAATACCTTTACCTACACACAAAAAAATATTTACCGTTCTTCGCTCACCTCACGTTAATAAAAAAGCGAGGGAGCAGTTTGAGTTAAGTTCCTATAAGCGTCTTCTCGACATTTATAGTTCTTCTTCAAAAACGATTGATGCGTTGATGAAGCTTGAATTGCCCAGTGGTGTTGAAGTGGAGATTAAAGTATAG
- the rplC gene encoding 50S ribosomal protein L3, which yields MSGLIGRKVGMTSIFDENGKNLPCTVIEAGPCIVTQVRTKEVDGYEALQLGFDDAKTANKSAGGHSKKAGTVAKRKVVEFQEYDGDYKLGDAVTVEIFKEGQFVDVAGTSKGKGFQGVVKRHGFGGVGQSTHGQHNRLRAPGSIGAASYPSRVFKGMRMAGRMGGERVKVQNLKVLKVVAEKNLLVVKGAVPGHKNSYVIIER from the coding sequence ATGTCTGGGTTAATTGGAAGAAAAGTAGGTATGACCAGCATCTTCGACGAGAATGGTAAAAATTTACCATGTACCGTTATTGAAGCAGGTCCCTGCATTGTTACCCAAGTCAGAACCAAAGAGGTTGACGGGTATGAAGCCCTTCAACTGGGTTTCGATGACGCAAAGACTGCTAACAAATCTGCTGGAGGTCACTCTAAAAAAGCAGGAACAGTTGCAAAGCGTAAAGTTGTCGAGTTCCAGGAATATGACGGGGATTACAAATTAGGTGATGCTGTCACTGTGGAAATCTTTAAAGAAGGTCAATTTGTCGACGTGGCAGGTACTTCTAAAGGTAAAGGTTTTCAGGGTGTGGTTAAACGACACGGTTTTGGCGGAGTTGGTCAGTCCACTCACGGTCAGCACAACCGTTTACGAGCTCCTGGTTCAATAGGTGCGGCCTCGTATCCCTCACGTGTATTCAAAGGAATGCGCATGGCTGGTAGAATGGGAGGTGAGAGAGTTAAAGTTCAAAATTTAAAAGTTCTTAAAGTTGTTGCAGAGAAAAATCTACTCGTTGTAAAA